In Girardinichthys multiradiatus isolate DD_20200921_A chromosome 18, DD_fGirMul_XY1, whole genome shotgun sequence, a single window of DNA contains:
- the taf15 gene encoding TATA-binding protein-associated factor 2N isoform X1 produces MATDSGYGGAQSYGSYGGQQSGQGYGQGNGGGSASYGGQSYGGYGQQGGAQGSEGYSQPPQQSYGNYGQDSSGYSDKSSSYGEQGSGSYGGQSQGGGGYGQQSSYSGQGGGYGGGQGQGGGGGGGGGGGGGGSSSSSSSSSYGQQSSYGGQGSGGFDGGQAQGGGGGGYGRWSEGESGGQGGRFGRDGGDRSEGGGFRGRGRGGFERGGYDRSGGFDRGGFDRGGYDRGGRGGPPGMGGGDRGGYKNFGGSRDYGSRDESAGEQDNSDNNTIFVQGLGEDATVQEVGDYFKQIGIIKVNKKTGLPMINIYSDKATGQPKGEATVSFDDPPSAKAAIDWFDGKEFKGKPIKVSFATRRAEFTQRGGFRGGRGGFRGRGGGGGGGGGGGGGGGPNFDIKGGDWPCPNSSCGNMNFARRQECNKCGAPKPGDAGFGGGDRGGRGGFGGDRGGGFRGRGGFRGGDRGGFGGGDRGFGSGYKMGGRGDRRDDRRDRPY; encoded by the exons ATTCAGGCTACGGTGGCGCCCAAAG CTACGGGTCATATGGAGGTCAGCAGAGTGGACAG GGTTATGGACAAGGAAATGGTGGGGGCAGCGCTTCATATGGAGGACAGAGTTATGGTGGCTATGGTCAACAAGGAGGAGCGCAAGGTTCAG AGGGTTATAGCCAGCCCCCTCAACAAAGCTACGGCAACTATGGACAGGACTCATCTGG GTACAGCGACAAGTCGTCTTCTTATGGCGAGCAAGGATCTGGATCTTATGGTGGGCAGAGTCAAGGAGGTGGAGGGTATGGGCAGCAGAGCTCCTACAGTGGACAGGGTGGTGGCTATGGCGGAGGCCAGgggcaaggaggaggaggaggaggaggaggaggaggtggtggtggtggtagtagtagtagtagtagcagcagcagctatGGCCAGCAGAGCTCCTATGGTGGACAGGGCAGTGGTGGATTTGATGGTGGCCAGGCTCAAGGAGGTGGAGGCGGTGGCTATGGAAGGTGGAGTGAAG GTGAAAGTGGCGGTCAGGGCGGAAGGTTTGGCCGCGATGGTGGAGACCGCTCAGAAGGAGGTGGCTTTAGAGGCAGAGGCCGTGGTGGCTTCGAACGTGGAGGCTATGACCGCAGTGGTGGCTTTGACCGTGGGGGCTTTGACCGTGGTGGTTACGATCGTGGCGGCAGAGGTGGACCTCCTGGTATGGG AGGTGGTGACCGTGGTGGCTACAAAAATTTCGGTG GCTCTCGAGATTACGGCTCAAGGGATGAATCAG CTGGAGAGCAGGATAACTCTGACAACAACACCATTTTCGTACAGGGACTTGGAGAAGATGCGACTGTTCAAGAAGTTGGGGACTACTTCAAGCAGATTGGCATCATCAAG GTGAATAAGAAGACCGGCTTGCCAATGATCAATATCTACTCTGACAAGGCCACCGGCCAACCAAAAGGAGAAGCTACCGTGTCCTTTGATGACCCTCCGTCGGCTAAAGCTGCTATTGATTGGTTTGATG GAAAGGAGTTCAAGGGGAAGCCCATCAAAGTCTCATTTGCCACTCGCAGAGCTGAGTTTACCCAAAGAGGAGGGTTCAGAGGTGGCCGAGGAG GATTCAGAGGTCGTGGTGGCGGTGGCGGCGgcggtggaggaggaggaggaggaggaggacccaACTTCGACATAAAGGGAGGTGACTGGCCTTGTCCCAACAG ctcctgtggtaACATGAATTTTGCAAGGCGGCAGGAGTGTAACAAGTGTGGTGCACCCAAACCAGGGGATGCTGGATTTGGAGGAGGAG ATCGTGGAGGCAGAGGGGGTTTTGGTGGTGACCGAGGTGGCGGCTTTAGGGGCCGCGGTGGTTTCCGTGGCGGAGACCGCGGAGGCTTTGGAGGAGGCGATAGAGGTTTTGGAAGCGGTTACAAAATGGGAGGAAG gggtgaCCGACGAGACGACAGAAGAGATCGGCCATACTAG
- the taf15 gene encoding TATA-binding protein-associated factor 2N isoform X2 produces MEVSRVDRVMDKEMVGAALHMEDRVMVAMVNKEERKVQRVIASPLNKATATMDRTHLGTATSRLLMASKDLDLMVGRVKEVEGMGSRAPTVDRVVAMAEARGKEEEEEEEEEVVVVVVVVVVAAAAMASRAPMVDRAVVDLMVARLKEVEAVAMEGGVKVKVAVRAEGLAAMVETAQKEVALEAEAVVASNVEAMTAVVALTVGALTVVVTIVAAEVDLLVWGSRDYGSRDESAGEQDNSDNNTIFVQGLGEDATVQEVGDYFKQIGIIKVNKKTGLPMINIYSDKATGQPKGEATVSFDDPPSAKAAIDWFDGKEFKGKPIKVSFATRRAEFTQRGGFRGGRGGFRGRGGGGGGGGGGGGGGGPNFDIKGGDWPCPNSSCGNMNFARRQECNKCGAPKPGDAGFGGGDRGGRGGFGGDRGGGFRGRGGFRGGDRGGFGGGDRGFGSGYKMGGRGDRRDDRRDRPY; encoded by the exons ATGGAGGTCAGCAGAGTGGACAG GGTTATGGACAAGGAAATGGTGGGGGCAGCGCTTCATATGGAGGACAGAGTTATGGTGGCTATGGTCAACAAGGAGGAGCGCAAGGTTCAG AGGGTTATAGCCAGCCCCCTCAACAAAGCTACGGCAACTATGGACAGGACTCATCTGG GTACAGCGACAAGTCGTCTTCTTATGGCGAGCAAGGATCTGGATCTTATGGTGGGCAGAGTCAAGGAGGTGGAGGGTATGGGCAGCAGAGCTCCTACAGTGGACAGGGTGGTGGCTATGGCGGAGGCCAGgggcaaggaggaggaggaggaggaggaggaggaggtggtggtggtggtagtagtagtagtagtagcagcagcagctatGGCCAGCAGAGCTCCTATGGTGGACAGGGCAGTGGTGGATTTGATGGTGGCCAGGCTCAAGGAGGTGGAGGCGGTGGCTATGGAAGGTGGAGTGAAG GTGAAAGTGGCGGTCAGGGCGGAAGGTTTGGCCGCGATGGTGGAGACCGCTCAGAAGGAGGTGGCTTTAGAGGCAGAGGCCGTGGTGGCTTCGAACGTGGAGGCTATGACCGCAGTGGTGGCTTTGACCGTGGGGGCTTTGACCGTGGTGGTTACGATCGTGGCGGCAGAGGTGGACCTCCTGGTATGGG GCTCTCGAGATTACGGCTCAAGGGATGAATCAG CTGGAGAGCAGGATAACTCTGACAACAACACCATTTTCGTACAGGGACTTGGAGAAGATGCGACTGTTCAAGAAGTTGGGGACTACTTCAAGCAGATTGGCATCATCAAG GTGAATAAGAAGACCGGCTTGCCAATGATCAATATCTACTCTGACAAGGCCACCGGCCAACCAAAAGGAGAAGCTACCGTGTCCTTTGATGACCCTCCGTCGGCTAAAGCTGCTATTGATTGGTTTGATG GAAAGGAGTTCAAGGGGAAGCCCATCAAAGTCTCATTTGCCACTCGCAGAGCTGAGTTTACCCAAAGAGGAGGGTTCAGAGGTGGCCGAGGAG GATTCAGAGGTCGTGGTGGCGGTGGCGGCGgcggtggaggaggaggaggaggaggaggacccaACTTCGACATAAAGGGAGGTGACTGGCCTTGTCCCAACAG ctcctgtggtaACATGAATTTTGCAAGGCGGCAGGAGTGTAACAAGTGTGGTGCACCCAAACCAGGGGATGCTGGATTTGGAGGAGGAG ATCGTGGAGGCAGAGGGGGTTTTGGTGGTGACCGAGGTGGCGGCTTTAGGGGCCGCGGTGGTTTCCGTGGCGGAGACCGCGGAGGCTTTGGAGGAGGCGATAGAGGTTTTGGAAGCGGTTACAAAATGGGAGGAAG gggtgaCCGACGAGACGACAGAAGAGATCGGCCATACTAG